Proteins encoded within one genomic window of Oncorhynchus masou masou isolate Uvic2021 chromosome 1, UVic_Omas_1.1, whole genome shotgun sequence:
- the LOC135539650 gene encoding endophilin-B2-like isoform X5 produces MVVRLHGDGVLTCAFLILHATVDNTGSRIEEFLYEKLDRTVPSRPNNEELLGHYMQDAAKDFGPGTPYGSTLIKVGDCERRLGSVQREFLQTSAIGFLTPLRNFLEGDWRTISKERRLLENRRLDLDSCKARLKKAKLAESKAAMNLSDQTTGTILQAVPDFQETRPRNYVLSASASALWSEEVDKAEHELRVAQTEFDRQAEVTRLLLEGISSTHVNHLRCLHEFVEAQTAYYKQCHLHMQDLQKELDSSNGDVFPNAFAGNPGHSMASGGSSPLDPASAVETDTLKIEEVQAPATGTRKAKVLYDYDAADTSELSLLADELITVYTVPGMDSDWLVGERGNQKGKVPVTYLELLS; encoded by the exons ATGGTGGTTAGGTTACATGGTGATGGAGTGCTAACCTGTGCCTTTCTGATTCTCCATGCTACAGTTGACAACACTG GTTCCAGGATTGAGGAGTTCCTGTATGAGAAGCTTGACAGAACGGTTCCCTCCAGACCAAATAATGAAGAACTGCTGGGTCATTACATGCAAGATGCGGCAAAAGATTTTGGTCCTGGAACTCCATATG GTAGCACCCTGATCAAAGTAGGCGATTGTGAGAGGAGACTGGGCAGTGTACAGAGGGAGTTCCTACAGACCTCCGCTATCGGCTTCCTCACCCCACTCAGGAACTTTCTGGAAGGAGACTGGAGGACCATCTCA AAAGAGAGGCGTCTCCTGGAGAACCGCAGACTGGACCTGGACTCCTGTAAAGCACGGCTGAAGAAAGCCAAATTAGCAGAGTCCAAGGCTGCG ATGAACCTCAGTGACCAGACGACCGGAACTATTCTCCAG GCTGTGCCTGATTTTCAGGAAACCAGGCCCAGAAATTATGTCCTCTCTGCCAGTGCATCTGCG CTCTGGAGCGAGGAGGTGGACAAA GCAGAACATGAGCTTCGAGTGGCACAGACAGAGtttgacagacaggcagaggtcACACGGCTCCTGTTGGAGGGCATCAGCAGTACACAC GTGAACCACCTGCGCTGCCTGCATGAGTTTGTGGAGGCACAGACTGCCTATTACAAGCAGTGTCACCTGCACATGCAGGACTTGCAGAAAGAGCTGGACAG TTCCAATGGAGATGT GTTTCCCAATGCGTTTGCTGGTAACCCAGGCCACTCCATGGCCTCCGGTGGCTCCTCTCCCCTGGACCCTGCCAGCGCTGTGGAGACAGACACGCTGAAGATCGAGGAGGTGCAGGCCCCTGCCACAGGCACACGCAAGGCCAAGGTCCTGTACGACTATGACGCTGCCGACACCAGTGAGCTATCCCTACTGGCTGACGAG CTAATCACAGTTTACACAGTGCCAGGCATGGACTCAGACtggctggtgggagagagagggaaccagaAAGGGAAGGTGCCTGTCACATACCTGGAGCTGCTCAGCTAA
- the LOC135539650 gene encoding endophilin-B2-like isoform X3: MDFNVKKLASDAGIFFTRAIQFTGEKFGQVEKTELDAHFENLLSRADSTKNWTEKIFRQTEVLLQPNPSSRIEEFLYEKLDRTVPSRPNNEELLGHYMQDAAKDFGPGTPYGSTLIKVGDCERRLGSVQREFLQTSAIGFLTPLRNFLEGDWRTISKERRLLENRRLDLDSCKARLKKAKLAESKAAAVPDFQETRPRNYVLSASASALWSEEVDKAEHELRVAQTEFDRQAEVTRLLLEGISSTHVNHLRCLHEFVEAQTAYYKQCHLHMQDLQKELDSSNGDVFPNAFAGNPGHSMASGGSSPLDPASAVETDTLKIEEVQAPATGTRKAKVLYDYDAADTSELSLLADELITVYTVPGMDSDWLVGERGNQKGKVPVTYLELLS, from the exons ATGGATTTCAACGTGAAGAAATTAGCTTCGGATGCAGGAATTTTTTTCACTCGAGCTATACAG TTCACAGGGGAAAAGTTTGGACAGGTAGAGAAGACTGAGCTGGATGCCCACTTTGAGAATCTGCTCAGCCGTGCTGATTCCACTAAAAACTGGACAGAGAAAATCTTCAGGCAGACAGAGGTTCTGCTACAGCCCAACCCCA GTTCCAGGATTGAGGAGTTCCTGTATGAGAAGCTTGACAGAACGGTTCCCTCCAGACCAAATAATGAAGAACTGCTGGGTCATTACATGCAAGATGCGGCAAAAGATTTTGGTCCTGGAACTCCATATG GTAGCACCCTGATCAAAGTAGGCGATTGTGAGAGGAGACTGGGCAGTGTACAGAGGGAGTTCCTACAGACCTCCGCTATCGGCTTCCTCACCCCACTCAGGAACTTTCTGGAAGGAGACTGGAGGACCATCTCA AAAGAGAGGCGTCTCCTGGAGAACCGCAGACTGGACCTGGACTCCTGTAAAGCACGGCTGAAGAAAGCCAAATTAGCAGAGTCCAAGGCTGCG GCTGTGCCTGATTTTCAGGAAACCAGGCCCAGAAATTATGTCCTCTCTGCCAGTGCATCTGCG CTCTGGAGCGAGGAGGTGGACAAA GCAGAACATGAGCTTCGAGTGGCACAGACAGAGtttgacagacaggcagaggtcACACGGCTCCTGTTGGAGGGCATCAGCAGTACACAC GTGAACCACCTGCGCTGCCTGCATGAGTTTGTGGAGGCACAGACTGCCTATTACAAGCAGTGTCACCTGCACATGCAGGACTTGCAGAAAGAGCTGGACAG TTCCAATGGAGATGT GTTTCCCAATGCGTTTGCTGGTAACCCAGGCCACTCCATGGCCTCCGGTGGCTCCTCTCCCCTGGACCCTGCCAGCGCTGTGGAGACAGACACGCTGAAGATCGAGGAGGTGCAGGCCCCTGCCACAGGCACACGCAAGGCCAAGGTCCTGTACGACTATGACGCTGCCGACACCAGTGAGCTATCCCTACTGGCTGACGAG CTAATCACAGTTTACACAGTGCCAGGCATGGACTCAGACtggctggtgggagagagagggaaccagaAAGGGAAGGTGCCTGTCACATACCTGGAGCTGCTCAGCTAA
- the LOC135539650 gene encoding endophilin-B2-like isoform X1, with translation MDFNVKKLASDAGIFFTRAIQFTGEKFGQVEKTELDAHFENLLSRADSTKNWTEKIFRQTEVLLQPNPSSRIEEFLYEKLDRTVPSRPNNEELLGHYMQDAAKDFGPGTPYGSTLIKVGDCERRLGSVQREFLQTSAIGFLTPLRNFLEGDWRTISKERRLLENRRLDLDSCKARLKKAKLAESKAAMNLSDQTTGTILQAVPDFQETRPRNYVLSASASALWSEEVDKAEHELRVAQTEFDRQAEVTRLLLEGISSTHVNHLRCLHEFVEAQTAYYKQCHLHMQDLQKELDSSNGDVFPNAFAGNPGHSMASGGSSPLDPASAVETDTLKIEEVQAPATGTRKAKVLYDYDAADTSELSLLADELITVYTVPGMDSDWLVGERGNQKGKVPVTYLELLS, from the exons ATGGATTTCAACGTGAAGAAATTAGCTTCGGATGCAGGAATTTTTTTCACTCGAGCTATACAG TTCACAGGGGAAAAGTTTGGACAGGTAGAGAAGACTGAGCTGGATGCCCACTTTGAGAATCTGCTCAGCCGTGCTGATTCCACTAAAAACTGGACAGAGAAAATCTTCAGGCAGACAGAGGTTCTGCTACAGCCCAACCCCA GTTCCAGGATTGAGGAGTTCCTGTATGAGAAGCTTGACAGAACGGTTCCCTCCAGACCAAATAATGAAGAACTGCTGGGTCATTACATGCAAGATGCGGCAAAAGATTTTGGTCCTGGAACTCCATATG GTAGCACCCTGATCAAAGTAGGCGATTGTGAGAGGAGACTGGGCAGTGTACAGAGGGAGTTCCTACAGACCTCCGCTATCGGCTTCCTCACCCCACTCAGGAACTTTCTGGAAGGAGACTGGAGGACCATCTCA AAAGAGAGGCGTCTCCTGGAGAACCGCAGACTGGACCTGGACTCCTGTAAAGCACGGCTGAAGAAAGCCAAATTAGCAGAGTCCAAGGCTGCG ATGAACCTCAGTGACCAGACGACCGGAACTATTCTCCAG GCTGTGCCTGATTTTCAGGAAACCAGGCCCAGAAATTATGTCCTCTCTGCCAGTGCATCTGCG CTCTGGAGCGAGGAGGTGGACAAA GCAGAACATGAGCTTCGAGTGGCACAGACAGAGtttgacagacaggcagaggtcACACGGCTCCTGTTGGAGGGCATCAGCAGTACACAC GTGAACCACCTGCGCTGCCTGCATGAGTTTGTGGAGGCACAGACTGCCTATTACAAGCAGTGTCACCTGCACATGCAGGACTTGCAGAAAGAGCTGGACAG TTCCAATGGAGATGT GTTTCCCAATGCGTTTGCTGGTAACCCAGGCCACTCCATGGCCTCCGGTGGCTCCTCTCCCCTGGACCCTGCCAGCGCTGTGGAGACAGACACGCTGAAGATCGAGGAGGTGCAGGCCCCTGCCACAGGCACACGCAAGGCCAAGGTCCTGTACGACTATGACGCTGCCGACACCAGTGAGCTATCCCTACTGGCTGACGAG CTAATCACAGTTTACACAGTGCCAGGCATGGACTCAGACtggctggtgggagagagagggaaccagaAAGGGAAGGTGCCTGTCACATACCTGGAGCTGCTCAGCTAA
- the LOC135539650 gene encoding endophilin-B2-like isoform X2, with protein MDFNVKKLASDAGIFFTRAIQFTGEKFGQVEKTELDAHFENLLSRADSTKNWTEKIFRQTEVLLQPNPSSRIEEFLYEKLDRTVPSRPNNEELLGHYMQDAAKDFGPGTPYGSTLIKVGDCERRLGSVQREFLQTSAIGFLTPLRNFLEGDWRTISKERRLLENRRLDLDSCKARLKKAKLAESKAAMNLSDQTTGTILQAVPDFQETRPRNYVLSASASALWSEEVDKAEHELRVAQTEFDRQAEVTRLLLEGISSTHVNHLRCLHEFVEAQTAYYKQCHLHMQDLQKELDRFPNAFAGNPGHSMASGGSSPLDPASAVETDTLKIEEVQAPATGTRKAKVLYDYDAADTSELSLLADELITVYTVPGMDSDWLVGERGNQKGKVPVTYLELLS; from the exons ATGGATTTCAACGTGAAGAAATTAGCTTCGGATGCAGGAATTTTTTTCACTCGAGCTATACAG TTCACAGGGGAAAAGTTTGGACAGGTAGAGAAGACTGAGCTGGATGCCCACTTTGAGAATCTGCTCAGCCGTGCTGATTCCACTAAAAACTGGACAGAGAAAATCTTCAGGCAGACAGAGGTTCTGCTACAGCCCAACCCCA GTTCCAGGATTGAGGAGTTCCTGTATGAGAAGCTTGACAGAACGGTTCCCTCCAGACCAAATAATGAAGAACTGCTGGGTCATTACATGCAAGATGCGGCAAAAGATTTTGGTCCTGGAACTCCATATG GTAGCACCCTGATCAAAGTAGGCGATTGTGAGAGGAGACTGGGCAGTGTACAGAGGGAGTTCCTACAGACCTCCGCTATCGGCTTCCTCACCCCACTCAGGAACTTTCTGGAAGGAGACTGGAGGACCATCTCA AAAGAGAGGCGTCTCCTGGAGAACCGCAGACTGGACCTGGACTCCTGTAAAGCACGGCTGAAGAAAGCCAAATTAGCAGAGTCCAAGGCTGCG ATGAACCTCAGTGACCAGACGACCGGAACTATTCTCCAG GCTGTGCCTGATTTTCAGGAAACCAGGCCCAGAAATTATGTCCTCTCTGCCAGTGCATCTGCG CTCTGGAGCGAGGAGGTGGACAAA GCAGAACATGAGCTTCGAGTGGCACAGACAGAGtttgacagacaggcagaggtcACACGGCTCCTGTTGGAGGGCATCAGCAGTACACAC GTGAACCACCTGCGCTGCCTGCATGAGTTTGTGGAGGCACAGACTGCCTATTACAAGCAGTGTCACCTGCACATGCAGGACTTGCAGAAAGAGCTGGACAG GTTTCCCAATGCGTTTGCTGGTAACCCAGGCCACTCCATGGCCTCCGGTGGCTCCTCTCCCCTGGACCCTGCCAGCGCTGTGGAGACAGACACGCTGAAGATCGAGGAGGTGCAGGCCCCTGCCACAGGCACACGCAAGGCCAAGGTCCTGTACGACTATGACGCTGCCGACACCAGTGAGCTATCCCTACTGGCTGACGAG CTAATCACAGTTTACACAGTGCCAGGCATGGACTCAGACtggctggtgggagagagagggaaccagaAAGGGAAGGTGCCTGTCACATACCTGGAGCTGCTCAGCTAA
- the LOC135539650 gene encoding endophilin-B2-like isoform X4, producing MDFNVKKLASDAGIFFTRAIQFTGEKFGQVEKTELDAHFENLLSRADSTKNWTEKIFRQTEVLLQPNPSSRIEEFLYEKLDRTVPSRPNNEELLGHYMQDAAKDFGPGTPYGSTLIKVGDCERRLGSVQREFLQTSAIGFLTPLRNFLEGDWRTISKERRLLENRRLDLDSCKARLKKAKLAESKAAAVPDFQETRPRNYVLSASASALWSEEVDKAEHELRVAQTEFDRQAEVTRLLLEGISSTHVNHLRCLHEFVEAQTAYYKQCHLHMQDLQKELDRFPNAFAGNPGHSMASGGSSPLDPASAVETDTLKIEEVQAPATGTRKAKVLYDYDAADTSELSLLADELITVYTVPGMDSDWLVGERGNQKGKVPVTYLELLS from the exons ATGGATTTCAACGTGAAGAAATTAGCTTCGGATGCAGGAATTTTTTTCACTCGAGCTATACAG TTCACAGGGGAAAAGTTTGGACAGGTAGAGAAGACTGAGCTGGATGCCCACTTTGAGAATCTGCTCAGCCGTGCTGATTCCACTAAAAACTGGACAGAGAAAATCTTCAGGCAGACAGAGGTTCTGCTACAGCCCAACCCCA GTTCCAGGATTGAGGAGTTCCTGTATGAGAAGCTTGACAGAACGGTTCCCTCCAGACCAAATAATGAAGAACTGCTGGGTCATTACATGCAAGATGCGGCAAAAGATTTTGGTCCTGGAACTCCATATG GTAGCACCCTGATCAAAGTAGGCGATTGTGAGAGGAGACTGGGCAGTGTACAGAGGGAGTTCCTACAGACCTCCGCTATCGGCTTCCTCACCCCACTCAGGAACTTTCTGGAAGGAGACTGGAGGACCATCTCA AAAGAGAGGCGTCTCCTGGAGAACCGCAGACTGGACCTGGACTCCTGTAAAGCACGGCTGAAGAAAGCCAAATTAGCAGAGTCCAAGGCTGCG GCTGTGCCTGATTTTCAGGAAACCAGGCCCAGAAATTATGTCCTCTCTGCCAGTGCATCTGCG CTCTGGAGCGAGGAGGTGGACAAA GCAGAACATGAGCTTCGAGTGGCACAGACAGAGtttgacagacaggcagaggtcACACGGCTCCTGTTGGAGGGCATCAGCAGTACACAC GTGAACCACCTGCGCTGCCTGCATGAGTTTGTGGAGGCACAGACTGCCTATTACAAGCAGTGTCACCTGCACATGCAGGACTTGCAGAAAGAGCTGGACAG GTTTCCCAATGCGTTTGCTGGTAACCCAGGCCACTCCATGGCCTCCGGTGGCTCCTCTCCCCTGGACCCTGCCAGCGCTGTGGAGACAGACACGCTGAAGATCGAGGAGGTGCAGGCCCCTGCCACAGGCACACGCAAGGCCAAGGTCCTGTACGACTATGACGCTGCCGACACCAGTGAGCTATCCCTACTGGCTGACGAG CTAATCACAGTTTACACAGTGCCAGGCATGGACTCAGACtggctggtgggagagagagggaaccagaAAGGGAAGGTGCCTGTCACATACCTGGAGCTGCTCAGCTAA